Proteins from a genomic interval of Helicoverpa zea isolate HzStark_Cry1AcR chromosome 13, ilHelZeax1.1, whole genome shotgun sequence:
- the LOC124635499 gene encoding uncharacterized protein LOC124635499, whose translation MDSAQSILDDSFTAKLIDEIEKRPPLYNNNLRAYADVYLKKILWEEICEEVIPQWNQLSSEMKTKTGRDLQNKWANLRTCFRRELNAQKNPKSGQASTKRRQYIYFQQLLFLLPYVGNQKNESSKRNDDKDDVEDDEEAGTSRFSIPSRKKPKMESNKYVDEVLNEAQKNNEMKIDADTNFALSLVPSLQKLTDEEKIDAKIAILKVFKNITETRYTNTLQAIPQSTNSHMMELPMSSFQHTRSSLHTFQ comes from the exons ATGGATTCAGCTCAATCTATACTCGACGACTCGTTTACTGCTAAGCTGATTGATGAAATAGAAAAAAGACCTCCACTTTATAATAACAACTTACGAGCTTACGCAGACgtgtatttaaagaaaatactaTGGGAAGAAATTTGTGAAGAGGTTATACCGCAGTGGAATCAGCTAAGTTCTGAAATGAAAACGAAAACAG GTCGCGATTTGCAAAACAAATGGGCAAATTTACGAACCTGCTTTCGTCGAGAATTGAACGCTCAAAAAAACCCAAAGTCGGGACAAGCTTCAACCAAAAGGCGCCAGTACATCTACTTtcagcaattattatttttacttcctTATGTTGGAAATCAAAAAAATGAAAGTAGCAAGCGGAATGACGATAAAGATGATGTTGAAGATGATGAGGAAGCTGGTACTAGCAGATTCTCGATTCCTAGCCGAAAGAAACCGAAGATGGAATCGAATAAGTATGTGGACGAAGTCTTAAACGAGGcacagaaaaataatgaaatgaaaatagatGCAGATACAAATTTTGCCCTATCGCTTGTTCCGTCTCTTCAGAAACTTACTGATGAAGAAAAAATAGACGCCAAGATTGCTATACTAAAAGTTTTTAAGAACATAACAGAGACTAGGTATACAAATACTTTACAAGCAATACCTCAATCAACTAATAGCCACATGATGGAACTGCCCATGTCTTCATTTCAGCACACAAGATCATCATTGCATACTTTCCAGTAA
- the LOC124636034 gene encoding uncharacterized protein LOC124636034 yields MKKVNKVMSDRARAYPTGDAQEQHPAPVGNGQGLSHQNGRVRRKMQAQSVRELRLRYASWNVGTMTGRGRELADVLKRRRINVACLQETKWKGARAREIGEGYKFFYCGSDGKRNGVGIVLDNRLKECVVDVKRMNDRLIAVKLIVDGKAINVISVYAPQSGCEESVKEKFWEDFDCLMMNVQDSEEVYVGGDFNGHVGRLSDGYERVHGGRGFGTRNASGETLLQAASAFDLAITNTWFNKREEHLVTYKSGHHATQIDYFLVKRSSLCCVKNCKVLPGEALVTQHRLVILDVKVTVLPKSNKDRPPPRIRWRMLEKEECADVFRSQVVDKISEMKEMEGRCVNECWSEMASHIREVAKDVCGESRGKGLIDRDTWWWNDEVQKVLKEKKVAFKEWQNVEIVNASLKDDRKRIYMEWKRKAKKAVAVARAKAQERLYNSLDSPRGQKELYRITKERERRSRDITHIKCMKDESGKVLCKDEEIKEIWKVYFEKLMNEENVWNGILQEAQVNKGLVREISMDEVERALGSVKNGKALGPDDIPAEVWKVLKRNGCMWLTLFFNKLLHEEVIPQEWCSSSLVPIFKNKGDVQDCGNYRGIKLMSHTMKVWEKVIEKRVREESEITQNQFGFMPGRGTMDAIFALRQLCENMS; encoded by the exons atgaagaaagtaaataaagttatgaGCGATAGGGCTAGGGCGTACCCCACAGGCGACGCGCAGGAGCAGCACCCGGCTCCTGTGGGAAATGGACAAGGGTTGTCGCACCAAAACGGGCGGGTGCGACGTAAGATGCAAGCTCAAAGTGTGAGAGAATTGAGATTGAGGTATGCGAGTTGGAATGTAGGAACGATGACTGGAAGAGGAAGAGAGCTAGCAGATGTTTTGAAAAGGCGACGAATAAATGTAGCGTGCCTGCAAGAGACAAAATGGAAGGGTGCAAGGGCTAGAGAGATAGGTGAAGGATATAAGTTTTTCTATTGTGGAAGTGACGGCAAGAGAAATGGTGTGGGTATAGTTTTGGACAACAGGCTGAAAGAATGTGTAGTAGATGTTAAAAGAATGAATGATAGACTAATAGCGGTTAAATTAATTGTGGACGGCAAGGCCATAAACGTGATAAGTGTTTATGCGCCGCAGTCAGGCTGCGAGGAGAGTGTAAAGGAGAAGTTTTGGGAGGACTTTGACTGCTTGATGATGAATGTACAGGATAGTGAGGAAGTCTATGTGGGTGGGGATTTTAATGGTCACGTAGGAAGACTGAGCGATGGATATGAGAGAGTGCATGGTGGTAGGGGTTTTGGAACCCGGAATGCAAGCGGCGAGACATTACTTCAAGCTGCCAGTGCCTTCGACCTGGCCATAACAAACACGTGGTTCAATAAACGAGAGGAGCACCTCGTGACATATAAGAGCGGCCACCACGCGACACAGATAGATTACTTCCTAGTGAAGCGGAGTAGTCTATGCTGTGTCAAAAACTGCAAAGTGCTGCCAGGCGAAGCACTAGTCACTCAGCACCGACTTGTGATTCTGGATGTCAAAGTGACTGTGTTGCCCAAAAGCAACAAAGATCGGCCCCCTCCAAGGATTAGATGGCGTATGCTAGAGAAGGAAGAATGTGCTGATGTATTTAGGAGTCAGGTTGTGGACAAAATTTCAGAAATGAAGGAGATGGAAGGTAGATGTGTGAATGAATGTTGGAGTGAAATGGCAAGCCATATAAGGGAAGTCGCAAAAGACGTGTGCGGAGAGTCGAGAGGAAAAGgtttgatagatagagatacaTGGTGGTGGAATGATGAGGTACAAAAggttttgaaagaaaagaaagtagCATTCAAAGAGTGGCAGAATGTTGAAATAGTGAATGCAAGTCTGAAGGATGACAGAAAGAGAATCTACATGGAATGGAAGAGGAAAGCAAAGAAGGCGGTAGCAGTTGCCAGAGCTAAGGCGCAGGAGAGGTTGTACAACTCCCTGGACAGTCCAAGAGGCCAAAAAGAGCTCTACCGTATTACGAAAGAGAGAGAAAGACGATCGAGGGACATAACCCACATAAAATGCATGAAAGATGAATCTGGCAAGGTTTTATGTAAAGATGAGGAAATAAAAGAGATATGgaaggtttattttgaaaagcttaTGAATGAAGAGAATGTTTGGAATGGAATACTCCAAGAGGCACAAGTAAATAAGGGATTGGTAAGAGAAATTAGCATGGATGAGGTTGAAAGAGCGCTTGGAAGTGTGAAAAATGGAAAGGCCTTGGGCCCTGATGATATACCAGCTGAAGTATGGAAGGTATTAAAGAGGAACGGATGTATGTGGCtaactttattcttcaataagttgctgCATGAAGAAGTCATCCCGCAAGAATGGTGCAGTAGTTCGCTAGTGCCCATCTTCAAGAATAAAGGGGATGTGCAAGATTGCGGCAACTATAGAGGGATAAAGCTCATGTCGCATACTATGAAGGTATGGGAGAAAGTGATAGAGAAAAGAGTGCGAGAAGAGAGTGAAATTACCCAAAACCAATTTGGGTTTATGCCAGGTCGAGGGACAATGGACGCCATCTTCGcacttcgccaattgtgcgagaa TATGTCGTGA